GTCCCTTTAATCCACTCATCCTTCGATATTTTGGCCATATCCTTCGCTCCCATTTGCCATGCAAATATGATAGGACGTGGACCGTCTAATGGCATATCAGCATCTGTGCATATTCGCTCGAATCCCTCGGGCCCAATGACATCGGCGTTGTCAGAGTCAGCGTAATCGTCAAACAGTTCGAGAGCGCGCTGCGGAGAGTACACTTCTGCTTTGGTCGGTTTCTTGGGAACTGGTGGGGGCTTAGCAGTCGCTATGGGCGCAGGCTCTATTGACCCTCTTGTATCAATATGCTTAAAGGGTATTTCCTGTTCGTGTGGGCATTAAAACGACACGATCGCGAATCCGACAACTAACACGCTTGCCTTGATTGACGAGGGCTTACCGATTGTAGTGGGCTCATCGACACTGTGGGCGCTTTTTACGTGGTTAGAAGAGCAGCAAAACAAGGATGAAAAGTGCATGAGTGGTTCATCCACACACACAAATTCTGGGAAGTGTGCTTAAAGGCAAGACGTATGCGAGTACGCCGCTATTCGTTAAAACGACACGTGAGTCGTTATGACTTCAGCGGCAACACCAGGCTGTCGAAAGGAAGACAGAACCTTGGCACTGCCCACACTTGCCACGAACAGCATTGACCGACATGCATGTTACGTAATCCATTTCTGTTTTCGGAGGGTACTCCAAAGACGTAATGAAATGGGCGAGATGCAATCCGAAAAAACATGATCGCGGAAAGAAGAGCAATGTGCGCAAATGTGGGGGGGGTGCATATGTGATTTGAGCCGCATAAACCAAGGCTAACGGCGGAATAAAAATAGAAAGCAAACCACAACGGAAAATCTGTTAAAAAACTGTGCCACTTACACTTTGGACTTGCGAGTCGTGGTTTTTCGTGTGCTTGCCGTCGTTTTCGCCCTTTTATTGGGTGTGGTGGTCTAGAAGGGAGGTATGCTCTAAGTTGATTGCGAGCCACATGTCTGAGAATAGTGACCCACTTCTATTTCATGCTCACTGCCACGAGAACTCTGTCAGACAAATAGACTAAATGAAAGTATTAACAGCACTAACGTGGCGCCCGAGTGTGTGGCTTTCCTAGAACTCGAAGGCGCGCTGTCTTTAGCCGTATTTTTAGCAGTGGTGGATTTGCTAGCTGCCCGTGTGGAACGCGTCGAAGAGGCCACAGAGGCCGAGTCATCTGTATGTTTTCGCTGCGAAGATGATGAGACTTGAATTGAAATAGAGCGGCAGAGAGCGGACCTTTGGAGCCATATAGAAAATGCAGTTGAGTGGTAGTGGAGGTGCAGGAGAAAATGAGGCAGCGGGTGAGTGTCGAGGACGCGACTTTGAATTTGCAAGGCCGCGTGACTTGTGACTTGGCACTCTTAATTACGAGTCCGGATGTCCGCGCCGGGACACTTTATTGCTCTCTTCCACTCGTCCCAAATGCCAGGCGAAATTTTCAATCCAAATCCCGTCGTCTTTTCGACTTCAAAGTCGGCAGCCAGGCAGTCGGATCTATTAGCCCATTCGCTCTGGGTAACCGATTCCTCTCAGTCCGAGGATGAAGCGGATGATGTCGAGCCAATTGATCAGGATGAGATCTATGGTAACTAGCCCCTAGACTtcccttttctctccttttaATGAATGTCTTTTTGGCCTTATAGATCTGATTCGCTCTATCTACGACCCCGAGCATCCAAATACCTTGGAGGAACTTCGCGTTGTATCAGCGCCCCAAGTAACCGTAGGACCCAATTCCGTCAAGGTTGAGTTTACACCGACGGTACCGCATTGTGGGATGTCTACTCTGATTGGTGCGCCTCAGCATTCTGCCTTTCCCTTGAACCGTGTATAACTATATGCGCTTGGTCACTCACAGGTCTCTGTATTCGGGTTCGCCTTTTGAGAAGCCTGCCCGAACGTTTCAAAGTAGATATTTTCGTGAAACCCGGGTCACATCAAAGCGAAAACGCAGGTATGTGGCACACAAGTATTCTTGTTGCATATCACGGATTCATGGTAAATTCACAAGTCAACAAACAACTTAACGACAAGGAAAGAGTCGCCGCAGCCCTTGAGAATCCGGTTCTCCTCGATACTGTCGAACAATGTCTGTCCAATGTCGGCGCTCGGGGAATCGTTTAATTATGAATGGACATTATATGACTCGGACGGACTTTACTTTACTGTCGCTATGTATCTATAGAATTATATACacaatcaatcaatgtaCACTGTCAAATACACATGCAGAGTAACGAGTGCTGGTATCCTTGGTTGATGAGGTATCTTGGAACAAGTCTTCCACCGTTGCGTTTCAGGTTGGAGACCATATCTCAACCTGGGCAACGATCCTAGTTGAGAATTACGCATCTTGATTGCTAGCTGCGAGAAAAGATGCCATAAACGATCGTCATAAGGCGAAATCATGATTTGGTCATGGTCTAGGGGTCCACGATACAGCGGTTTATATAAAGCTACAGGGTGCGTAATGATACGTAAAGCAGGATGAAGACTAGGGCTACAGAACCAGCGAGGGTTATAAGAGTGGTATGAGGAGAACGAATAATGGGAATGCAGTGATGATGAGTGAAAATATGCGGTGAATGCGAGCTGTCGAAGAGACAGTGTCCATAATAAAATGCAAATGGAAGACGAATAAGAAGTATGATATGATCAAGTGTGAAAGGAGAAACGAGGAAAAATCAAATCAGTCCTTGAGAAGGAAGTCCCAGTCGATGGCCGTCTCCGGCGCCTTGCGGGCACAGCTGAACATTCTCTTCAGAGATTCTTTATGGGTATTTTCAGGACTGCAGGTTCGAACATCCCACATTCTAAAGGAAACACGGCCTTGGGTAACGACGTAAACCTCGTCTTCGCTGTAGATCTCCTCATCGTCCTGCTCGTTGATGCGCACGTTTCGAAGAATTCGGTTGACGAAGCCAGCGGAAAAGGTTGGCTTCCCTGATGCCTGGATCCTGCCCTTGAAGTCGGATGGTAGCCAGATAGTGACATCTGATGTCTCTGCAAAGACCTCGAGATAGAATTTGGAACGAAGAAAGTTGCGGCACTGATGAACCCGAAATTAGCATGTGCAGTGCATGCGACAGAAAAACAGAACAGACCACTTTTAGCTTTATGGGGGCGCTGTCATTTGTCACCAGCATCGACATGCGATGCTCTACGGGCTGGTTACGTGCGCGATAGTGGGGCAGAATGAGAGAAAGGTCGAGAGGCGACTTTGCAGACTCTACATGAAAGTCCCAGTCCGAGTCACCGTGGTATTTGACCTTGTGGGTGCCTGTGGTCTGAACGTGATCCAGCTAGATGAAAAGTCAGAAAATGGGGGAAGGGCGAATCGCGCTGCAGAAGCATACCAGCGTCGATTGCTCGAAGGAGAGCTAAAATGACAGAGATCAGCGGCTGGAGGAGAATTAAAAGGAGAAGAGAAACAGACCGTAGAATGTGAGGAGGCCATTAGGGGGAaaatagagaaaaaaaatagagCTAGGAAGAGATATAGAGGAGGAGGGCCAGGGCAGCAATGGAGCGGGGACGAGTGTGCGATGTGAGTTTTAATAGGACACCTTTGTACCGAATTAAGGACAAGACCAGATCGGCCGCCACGTGGGTTTAACATGGCTTACAACACTTTCTAATTTCGGACACTATCATCCCTGACAACCGCTCTACTAGTAACTACTCCTCGCGAACATGGCTCATCTCCCCATATCCTCCTCAGCACTTTATTTACCCTTCAACGGCCGCTAGAGAACAACGACCTCACTCAGAGGTCCGCCATTCTATCCATGATCGGAAACACCGGTCCCAGACGCCTCTGGAATGCTAACTTGCATCAAAGTCCCGACTCCCTGTTCCTGGAGATCCATACTCTATGCGAAAATCATCCACTTAATTTTCATTTTCCTACTGCACGCGCTC
This Psilocybe cubensis strain MGC-MH-2018 chromosome 3, whole genome shotgun sequence DNA region includes the following protein-coding sequences:
- a CDS encoding DCN1-like protein 4, translated to MAPKRKHTDDSASVASSTRSTRAASKSTTAKNTAKDSAPSSSRKATHSGATEHEIETTTPNKRAKTTASTRKTTTRKSKVVDEPTTIGKPSSIKASEIPFKHIDTRGSIEPAPIATAKPPPVPKKPTKAEVYSPQRALELFDDYADSDNADVIGPEGFERICTDADMPLDGPRPIIFAWQMGAKDMAKISKDEWIKGTGTLKASSISQISTAIAELDDLLMQGKPPIVLGSNNQDYDRASYFAYSTNVKAAFQKLYLFSFTLVKPETSKNIDMEVKFLTSIFACNMLMLDSQTSMAFWTVLLAPKYPIMEDVIKFITEKGTYKATNKDLWSMMLEFCETVSPSLEDYEADGAWPTLLDDFVIWKKASTGKASNTRS
- a CDS encoding Protein AE7; the protein is MSAPGHFIALFHSSQMPGEIFNPNPVVFSTSKSAARQSDLLAHSLWVTDSSQSEDEADDVEPIDQDEIYDLIRSIYDPEHPNTLEELRVVSAPQVTVGPNSVKVEFTPTVPHCGMSTLIGLCIRVRLLRSLPERFKVDIFVKPGSHQSENAVNKQLNDKERVAAALENPVLLDTVEQCLSNVGARGIV